From a single Leptospirillum ferriphilum genomic region:
- a CDS encoding FtsB family cell division protein, which yields MAHSTPPPSSPASDAAGSRFLLVVLLVSGAAMFLYGTGALLSGDTGIAPLIRYRWEAKDLARHKEALTKRIQDMRAHVDALRSDPFEMERIARENEHRVLEGEILVLPRNPSP from the coding sequence ATGGCGCATTCAACCCCGCCCCCCTCGTCTCCGGCATCCGATGCCGCCGGTTCGCGTTTTCTCCTCGTCGTCCTTCTTGTGTCCGGGGCGGCAATGTTTCTTTACGGGACCGGCGCTCTCCTGTCCGGCGATACGGGAATCGCGCCACTGATCCGGTATCGGTGGGAGGCGAAGGATCTGGCACGCCACAAGGAAGCCCTCACGAAGCGGATTCAGGACATGCGCGCCCATGTGGATGCCCTGCGATCGGACCCTTTCGAGATGGAGCGCATTGCCCGAGAGAATGAACATCGGGTGTTGGAGGGAGAGATTCTGGTCTTGCCCAGGAACCCTTCCCCCTGA
- a CDS encoding cytochrome 579 encodes MNKWAGAVLGTVTLGLLSATAYSAELDILKPRVPADQIAAAKAMKPPFPVTAAVIAKGKEVFNGAGTCYTCHGVGGKGDGPGAAGMDPSPRNFTNHQFDQVRTAGEMVWVVSNGSPLQPAMVGFVSAGQITDKQAWEAVMYERSLGCGGDMDCVTGSADWVGKQPVHEEAASSLKPEYIGVASAH; translated from the coding sequence ATGAACAAATGGGCAGGAGCAGTATTGGGTACGGTAACGTTGGGCTTGTTGTCTGCGACAGCCTATTCTGCAGAGCTCGATATTTTGAAACCGCGGGTTCCGGCAGACCAGATCGCCGCAGCAAAAGCCATGAAGCCCCCTTTCCCCGTGACGGCGGCGGTCATTGCCAAGGGTAAAGAGGTTTTCAATGGAGCGGGTACCTGTTACACCTGTCATGGGGTAGGTGGTAAGGGAGATGGTCCGGGAGCCGCCGGAATGGACCCGAGTCCACGGAATTTCACAAATCATCAATTCGATCAGGTCCGGACGGCAGGAGAAATGGTCTGGGTCGTTTCCAACGGCTCCCCCTTGCAGCCGGCTATGGTCGGATTTGTCAGCGCGGGGCAAATCACCGACAAGCAGGCATGGGAAGCGGTCATGTATGAAAGAAGCCTCGGTTGTGGCGGTGATATGGATTGCGTCACCGGATCGGCCGATTGGGTCGGCAAGCAGCCGGTTCATGAAGAAGCGGCTTCCAGCCTGAAGCCGGAATATATCGGGGTCGCATCCGCGCATTAG
- a CDS encoding AURKAIP1/COX24 domain-containing protein produces MSSVIKKRRKKIRKHKYKKLRRASRHKKK; encoded by the coding sequence ATGTCGAGTGTGATCAAAAAACGCCGGAAAAAAATCCGCAAACACAAGTACAAAAAACTTCGCAGGGCATCCCGCCACAAGAAGAAGTAA
- a CDS encoding cytochrome c NapC/NirT family: MTTRRLLRSIPGVLYAGGLLLILGGALSGGGRLLEEHPRFCISCHEMKFYGRTFQTSGASRHHPDCIMCHSGPGVTGAVGAQMTGLHELAVHFFGSPHPARQFVTGVVPNENCIKCHVHGYDRDAHQGVPLRGRACAQCHNHYAEQDFGGQVPFDQPLPGIDNQGH; encoded by the coding sequence ATGACGACCCGACGACTGCTTCGATCGATTCCGGGAGTCCTTTACGCCGGGGGATTGCTCCTGATCCTCGGCGGAGCCCTCTCGGGAGGGGGGCGGCTTCTCGAAGAGCATCCCCGATTTTGTATCTCCTGTCATGAAATGAAGTTTTACGGAAGGACGTTTCAGACGTCTGGAGCAAGCCGGCATCATCCGGACTGCATCATGTGTCATTCCGGCCCGGGAGTGACGGGAGCGGTCGGTGCCCAGATGACCGGTCTCCACGAGCTGGCCGTTCATTTTTTCGGGAGCCCTCATCCCGCCCGCCAGTTTGTGACGGGAGTGGTTCCCAATGAAAATTGCATCAAATGTCACGTTCATGGCTATGATCGTGATGCGCACCAGGGAGTGCCTCTCCGGGGGAGGGCATGCGCCCAGTGCCATAACCATTACGCCGAGCAGGATTTCGGGGGGCAGGTCCCCTTTGACCAGCCACTCCCGGGTATCGACAACCAGGGACATTAA
- the eno gene encoding phosphopyruvate hydratase, which translates to MSGIEEIHAREVLDSRGNPTVEVEILLESGASGSAIVPSGASTGSREAIELRDKEAGRFLGKGVRMAISNVVGVIREALLGLPAEDQALVDETLKALDGTPNKSVLGANAVLGVSMAVARASAIERDLPLYRSLGGMTARTLPTPFMNIINGGAHADNNLDFQEFMIVPHGLESCSDAIRAGAEIFWTLKKVLHKEGLPTLVGDEGGFAPSLASHEEAILLLLRAIREAGYEPGEDVSLALDAASSEFYRDGKYHLSGEGKTLSSLEMVEYYRDLVDRYPIVSIEDGMSEEDWDGWEVLTKNIGDRIQLVGDDLFVTNSIYLREGIRRKAGTALLVKLNQVGTVTETVDATRLALYNSMGAMISHRSGESEDTFIADLAVAMEGGQIKTGSLSRGERTAKYNRLLRIEEELGDQAIFAGLSGLRTSR; encoded by the coding sequence ATGAGCGGGATTGAAGAGATTCACGCAAGGGAGGTGCTGGATTCCCGGGGAAACCCGACGGTCGAGGTCGAAATACTTCTGGAAAGCGGTGCCTCCGGATCGGCGATTGTCCCTTCCGGAGCGTCAACCGGTTCTCGTGAGGCGATCGAGCTTCGGGACAAGGAAGCGGGACGATTCCTGGGTAAAGGGGTCCGGATGGCTATATCCAATGTCGTGGGGGTCATTCGGGAAGCCCTTCTTGGTCTTCCGGCGGAAGACCAGGCTCTCGTGGATGAAACGCTGAAAGCTCTCGACGGAACTCCCAACAAAAGTGTTCTTGGAGCGAATGCCGTTCTGGGAGTTTCGATGGCGGTGGCCCGCGCGTCGGCGATCGAGCGGGACCTCCCCCTCTACAGAAGCCTCGGAGGCATGACAGCCCGAACACTTCCGACTCCCTTCATGAACATCATTAACGGAGGGGCTCATGCGGATAACAATCTCGATTTTCAGGAGTTCATGATCGTTCCCCACGGTCTGGAATCCTGTTCGGATGCGATCCGGGCCGGTGCGGAAATTTTCTGGACGCTGAAAAAGGTTCTGCACAAGGAGGGTCTTCCGACGCTGGTGGGAGATGAAGGAGGGTTTGCTCCTTCCCTCGCCTCCCACGAAGAGGCGATTCTTCTTCTGTTACGCGCTATCCGGGAAGCCGGTTACGAGCCCGGAGAAGACGTTTCTCTGGCGCTCGATGCCGCCAGTTCGGAATTTTACCGGGACGGGAAATACCACCTCTCCGGGGAGGGAAAGACTCTGTCTTCTCTCGAGATGGTCGAGTATTACAGGGATCTGGTCGATCGCTACCCGATCGTTTCCATTGAGGACGGGATGAGCGAAGAGGATTGGGACGGATGGGAAGTCCTCACGAAAAACATTGGGGACCGGATCCAGCTGGTGGGGGATGACCTGTTCGTGACCAATTCGATCTATCTTCGGGAGGGAATCCGGAGAAAAGCGGGAACGGCTCTTCTGGTCAAGCTCAACCAGGTGGGAACGGTCACGGAAACTGTCGATGCAACCCGTCTGGCTCTCTACAACAGTATGGGGGCCATGATCTCCCACCGTTCGGGAGAATCCGAAGATACATTCATCGCAGATCTTGCTGTGGCGATGGAGGGAGGTCAGATCAAGACCGGCTCTCTTTCGAGAGGGGAAAGAACGGCAAAATACAACCGTCTTCTCCGTATCGAGGAAGAGCTCGGAGACCAGGCCATTTTCGCGGGTCTTTCCGGTCTTCGGACCTCCCGGTAG